The following are from one region of the Vicia villosa cultivar HV-30 ecotype Madison, WI unplaced genomic scaffold, Vvil1.0 ctg.000972F_1_1_2_unsc, whole genome shotgun sequence genome:
- the LOC131632614 gene encoding uncharacterized protein LOC131632614, with product MALLNNWRWRIAQGHKSLWLEVLKARYGDLCMQSFCDGDSFKRASSSLWWRDILKVSVVSSNPLHIDPIVANCKFRVGNGFNTPFWESCWWNNCFLREVFLELFLASSLKKVSVAVMGGWIDGIWKWGDLGISVVGRDAVFLHSLSVLKDLLDNFGSLNDSKDEVEWLLDLNSGYTVSSCYCFYASRRILYGPPVKYEEAFNLIWKADVPFKIKAFGWRLFLNRLPTKNLLVYRGINLNHDNLMCVFCNSHVEEADHLFSKCFVIKLVWKEMASWVGFSGWSEEECIPFFVEWHSLSRGKKIKSGKLGVFWLATTWIIWLTRNAFCFRNEVWNINNMVWSIKFLAWRWASFGNIIYSNCCFYDFFKDPWSSLS from the coding sequence ATGGCTCTCTTGAACAATTGGAGGTGGAGGATAGCGCAAGGGCATAAGTCTTTATGGTTAGAGGTGTTAAAGGCTCGTTACGGTGATTTGTGTATGCAATCTTTTTGTGATGGAGATTCTTTCAAACGTGCTTCTTCTTCTCTTTGGTGGAGAGATATTTTAAAGGTTAGTGTTGTTTCTTCTAATCCGTTGCATATTGACCCCATTGTAGCGAATTGTAAGTTCAGGGTGGGAAATGGTTTTAATACTCCTTTTTGGGAATCTTGTTGGtggaataattgttttttaagGGAGGTTTTTCTGGAACTTTTTTTGGCTTCTTCTTTAAAAAAGGTGTCGGTTGCGGTTATGGGAGGGTGGATTGATGGGATTTGGAAGTGGGGAGATCTTGGCATTTCGGTTGTTGGTAGGGATGCGGTTTTTTTACATTCCCTTTCGgtgttgaaggatcttttggaTAATTTCGGTAGCTTGAATGATTCGAAGGATGAGGTGGAATGGTTGTTGGACTTGAATAGCGGATATACGGTTTCCTCTTGTTATTGTTTTTATGCTTCTAGGCGTATTCTTTACGGTCCTCCGGTTAAGTATGAAGAGGCTTTCAATTTGATTTGGAAAGCGGATGTTCCCTTTAAGATAAAGGCATTTGGTTGGAGGCTTTTTTTGAATAGGTTACCAACTAAAAATTTattggtgtatagaggtattaaTCTAAATCATGACAATTTAATGTGTGTTTTTTGTAATTCTCATGTCGAAGAGGCGGATCATTTGTTTTCTAAATGTTTTGTGATTAAATTGGTGTGGAAAGAAATGGCTTCGTGGGTGGGCTTTTCGGGTTGGTCGGAGGAAGAATGTATCCCGTTTTTTGTGGAATGGCATTCGTTGAGCCGTGGTAAAAAGATTAAAAGCggcaaattgggggtgttttggttagccACAACTTGGATCATATGGTTGACTAGGAATGCTTTTTGTTTTAGGAATGAAGTGTGGAACATAAATAATATGGTTTGGAGCATCAAGTTTTTGGCTTGGAGGTGGGCTTCTTTTGGCAATATTATCTATTCCAATTGTTGTTTTTACGACTTTTTCAAAGACCCATGGTCTTCTTtgtcgtaa